The following proteins come from a genomic window of Candidatus Methylocalor cossyra:
- a CDS encoding Uma2 family endonuclease has protein sequence MPGTCRSWRISPWCFHYRPCSARLAEAGVLSEDDRVELIEGEIIDLAPIGSRHAGTVDELNYLIGRALPIDCRLRVQNPLRLTGANEPQPDLAIVRNRSYAAAHPGPGVVTSGPMCAIHGAHGLSGQDRGTARTGAFQNGEHFVRPADHAHTAGVLATRLEHEIRLERLGKASMRPRQLCPGHRCVTRPTGYKPMPLPGGPFPHYVYCVRKDASNGTAITVPIYYLGHNSFTKYQCGQLLLCPTSREMS, from the coding sequence GTGGCGGATTTCACCCTGGTGTTTCCATTATCGCCCCTGCAGTGCTCGCCTCGCCGAGGCCGGTGTCTTGTCCGAGGACGACCGGGTGGAGCTGATCGAGGGGGAGATCATCGACCTGGCGCCGATCGGCAGCAGGCATGCAGGCACGGTGGACGAATTGAATTACCTGATCGGTCGAGCACTGCCGATCGATTGCAGGCTGCGGGTGCAAAATCCCTTACGCCTGACGGGCGCCAATGAACCGCAGCCCGATCTCGCGATCGTACGGAATCGAAGTTACGCCGCCGCCCATCCCGGTCCCGGGGTCGTCACCTCCGGACCGATGTGCGCCATCCATGGCGCGCACGGTCTCTCCGGACAAGATCGGGGCACCGCCCGGACGGGTGCATTCCAGAACGGTGAGCACTTCGTCCGCCCGGCCGACCATGCCCACACCGCCGGAGTACTAGCGACCCGGTTGGAACATGAGATCAGGCTCGAGAGGCTGGGTAAAGCTTCCATGAGGCCGCGGCAGTTATGCCCCGGCCACAGGTGCGTGACGCGACCCACTGGTTATAAACCCATGCCGCTCCCCGGCGGACCATTTCCGCATTATGTCTACTGTGTCCGAAAAGACGCGTCCAACGGTACGGCCATAACGGTCCCTATCTATTACCTTGGCCATAACAGTTTTACCAAATACCAATGCGGACAGCTCTTGCTTTGCCCGACTTCCAGAGAAATGAGCTGA
- a CDS encoding toxin-antitoxin system HicB family antitoxin: MRKSNFPLRLLPSLAEQLKRIATEEGVSVNTYINVAIAEKLAVRQAAAEFFAERAQGGSPSRALEILEMAGREGEPEPDGSDELLEG; the protein is encoded by the coding sequence ATGCGCAAAAGTAATTTTCCTTTGCGGCTGTTGCCCTCGCTGGCCGAGCAATTGAAGCGAATCGCGACGGAAGAGGGGGTTTCCGTAAATACCTACATCAACGTGGCTATCGCCGAAAAGCTAGCCGTCCGGCAGGCCGCGGCGGAATTCTTCGCAGAGCGCGCTCAGGGCGGAAGCCCCAGCCGGGCTCTGGAAATACTGGAAATGGCCGGCCGGGAAGGCGAGCCCGAGCCGGACGGCAGCGATGAGTTGTTGGAGGGATGA
- a CDS encoding putative toxin-antitoxin system toxin component, PIN family, with protein sequence MRVVFDTNILVAALRSKSGPSRAWMRAALKREVEILASVPLFLEYEAVLKRPEHLLATGLLKTELVDDFLAGLAGVVTPVEVSYLWRPQLTDPGDEMVLEAAVNGRADWIVTYNVRDFAVAARRFKLNIGGPGAVWSRLSEELNDAQK encoded by the coding sequence ATGCGGGTAGTGTTCGACACCAACATTCTGGTCGCTGCATTGCGGTCCAAATCCGGCCCATCCAGGGCATGGATGAGAGCCGCGTTGAAGCGAGAGGTGGAAATTCTTGCTTCGGTGCCCCTGTTTCTGGAATACGAGGCAGTGCTGAAACGTCCGGAGCATCTGTTGGCGACGGGATTGCTCAAAACTGAATTGGTGGACGATTTTTTGGCTGGTTTGGCCGGTGTGGTGACCCCCGTCGAAGTGTCCTATTTGTGGCGTCCGCAGTTGACCGATCCCGGCGATGAGATGGTTCTGGAAGCCGCGGTCAATGGCCGGGCCGATTGGATTGTGACCTACAACGTTCGGGACTTCGCCGTGGCGGCGAGGCGCTTCAAACTCAACATCGGCGGTCCTGGCGCCGTATGGTCCCGCTTGTCGGAGGAACTGAACGATGCGCAAAAGTAA
- a CDS encoding DUF5615 family PIN-like protein: MRSLVDAQRPPALARMLAAKGFDAEHVHNVGRGEAEDGAIWDHAATSGAGIVAKDEDFASLITLHPNGPPIVWIRVGSTCKQALLR, from the coding sequence ATGCGTTCTCTTGTCGATGCCCAGCGACCGCCAGCCTTGGCCCGCATGCTCGCGGCGAAAGGGTTTGACGCCGAGCACGTGCATAATGTCGGACGTGGGGAGGCGGAGGATGGTGCCATTTGGGATCATGCCGCGACGTCGGGCGCTGGAATTGTCGCCAAGGACGAGGACTTTGCTTCACTGATCACGCTACATCCGAATGGACCACCCATCGTCTGGATTCGCGTCGGGAGCACCTGCAAGCAAGCTCTATTGCGATGA
- a CDS encoding replication protein, producing MSRKPNNPDLKVLSPFNNRQLDLFRSFLCSEADREKLSNAIDLWDSIPRYSVSRQEQNKRRDASGALPVLVLNFEYRGRPYTAEILPAKIKDADGTTRDYYPSANEELVEDALRKLATRQNRGFFEPDKFRSGVAFSLYELREELAARHHARSYQEIIQSLLILRRAGIVLRTADGDTGSFAEASYLPALAAVTRRTLKEDPNARWVVQFHPLVTQSIDQVTYRQFNYEVMMTLSSQLARWLHKQLTIKFTFAGLAANPFEMRYTTIKRDSCLLNRNRERDNIRDVEEALSSLVAKRVLREVQRNPITAARGKIVEVIYRLYPTSEFVKEIKAANKRLQDAKIAVVGLGRGSAGFQ from the coding sequence GTGTCCCGCAAGCCAAACAACCCCGACTTGAAGGTTCTGTCGCCGTTCAACAACCGCCAACTGGATCTGTTCCGCTCGTTTCTGTGCAGCGAAGCCGACCGGGAGAAGCTCTCCAATGCCATCGACTTGTGGGATTCCATCCCCCGCTATTCCGTCTCCCGCCAAGAGCAGAACAAGCGCCGTGACGCCAGTGGCGCCTTGCCGGTCCTCGTGCTCAATTTCGAGTACCGCGGCCGACCCTATACCGCCGAGATCCTTCCGGCCAAGATCAAGGACGCCGACGGAACTACCCGGGATTATTACCCTAGCGCCAACGAGGAACTGGTTGAGGATGCGCTTCGGAAACTAGCCACCCGCCAAAACCGGGGCTTCTTCGAACCGGATAAGTTCCGCAGCGGCGTTGCATTCTCCCTATACGAATTGCGCGAGGAATTGGCCGCACGTCATCACGCTCGATCTTACCAGGAGATCATTCAGAGTCTTCTGATACTCCGTCGGGCGGGCATCGTCCTAAGAACCGCGGACGGCGACACCGGATCTTTCGCCGAGGCCAGCTACCTGCCGGCACTGGCCGCGGTAACGCGCCGGACGCTGAAAGAAGATCCCAATGCCCGTTGGGTGGTTCAGTTTCATCCATTGGTGACGCAATCCATCGACCAGGTCACCTACCGACAATTCAACTACGAAGTGATGATGACCCTCTCATCGCAGTTGGCGCGCTGGCTCCACAAACAACTGACGATCAAGTTCACCTTTGCCGGCCTTGCCGCCAATCCCTTCGAGATGCGCTACACCACCATCAAACGGGACAGTTGCCTGTTGAACCGCAATCGCGAGCGCGACAACATCCGCGACGTGGAAGAAGCCTTGTCCAGTCTCGTAGCGAAGCGGGTACTTCGCGAGGTGCAAAGAAATCCTATCACCGCGGCGCGGGGGAAAATCGTCGAAGTGATCTATCGCTTGTATCCCACCTCGGAGTTCGTCAAGGAGATCAAAGCCGCCAACAAGCGGCTCCAGGATGCCAAGATCGCCGTGGTAGGTTTAGGGCGCGGGTCGGCCGGTTTTCAGTAG
- a CDS encoding AAA family ATPase, which translates to MSKVQRNDGHKAMPSVQKRRHAPFPTPEIGIEEIGQLEEKAYAVIESLRATAFAPGREKQLGLRFSITAAANMVGRSATAIRDAEKSGRLPPPAVDERNRRTGYTLSDINRMRAYFGTLPWRAPDEEPVILAIQNFKGGVGKSTIACHTAQYLALQGYRVCLIDCDSQASSTTMFGLNPDLDLHQEDTLHPFLMLGGQQTLQYALRKTYWDGIWLIPANLALYNAEYELAAQVHGNPLLFNRLREGIDTVKDAFDVIIIDPPPALGMISLSVLRAANAMIIPIPPSTVDFSSTTHFLSMLREALEILDSYGIRAQYKFLKAIASKVQDNKSTHTEISRLMAAVFGDFMIDTKLKDSAEIDNANAKLMTVYELPAPQTSRETFNRCKAYLNAANREIEILIRKTWPSHHEELRQMGVI; encoded by the coding sequence ATGTCGAAAGTTCAGCGAAATGACGGCCACAAAGCTATGCCATCGGTCCAAAAGCGTCGGCATGCCCCGTTCCCCACCCCGGAAATCGGTATCGAGGAGATCGGTCAATTGGAAGAGAAGGCTTACGCGGTCATCGAAAGCCTTCGGGCCACGGCCTTTGCGCCCGGCCGCGAGAAACAGTTGGGCTTGCGATTCAGCATTACCGCTGCGGCGAATATGGTGGGGCGGTCAGCCACCGCGATCCGGGATGCGGAAAAGTCTGGACGTCTGCCCCCGCCGGCGGTGGATGAGCGCAACCGAAGAACGGGTTACACCCTGTCGGATATCAACCGGATGCGCGCTTATTTCGGGACCCTACCGTGGCGGGCGCCCGATGAAGAGCCCGTCATCCTGGCCATTCAGAACTTTAAAGGGGGGGTCGGTAAATCCACGATCGCTTGTCACACGGCGCAGTATCTCGCCTTACAAGGCTATCGAGTCTGCCTCATCGATTGCGATTCTCAGGCCAGCAGCACTACGATGTTCGGGCTGAACCCGGATCTGGACTTACACCAGGAGGATACCCTGCATCCCTTCCTGATGCTGGGGGGACAACAAACCCTGCAGTATGCTCTCCGCAAGACCTACTGGGATGGGATATGGCTGATTCCAGCAAACCTGGCGCTCTATAATGCGGAGTACGAGCTGGCCGCCCAAGTGCATGGCAATCCTTTGCTGTTTAATCGCCTTCGGGAGGGGATCGATACCGTGAAGGACGCCTTCGACGTGATCATCATCGATCCTCCCCCCGCCCTCGGGATGATCTCCTTGAGCGTCTTGAGGGCGGCCAACGCCATGATCATCCCCATTCCGCCTTCCACAGTGGATTTCAGTTCGACGACCCACTTTCTCTCCATGCTGCGGGAGGCCCTCGAGATCCTCGATAGCTACGGCATTCGCGCCCAATACAAGTTTCTTAAAGCGATCGCTAGCAAGGTTCAGGACAACAAATCGACCCACACGGAGATTTCCCGCTTGATGGCGGCGGTGTTTGGCGATTTCATGATCGATACCAAACTGAAGGACTCTGCGGAAATCGATAACGCCAACGCCAAACTCATGACGGTCTACGAGCTGCCGGCGCCGCAGACATCCCGGGAAACTTTCAATCGCTGCAAGGCCTACCTGAATGCCGCGAACCGCGAGATCGAGATCCTGATCCGCAAGACTTGGCCGAGTCATCATGAAGAGCTTCGCCAAATGGGCGTCATATGA
- a CDS encoding ParB/RepB/Spo0J family partition protein: MAKEKGGRTVFFDRIIDQARAAPQGSHRRPGHLSEQASSLAQIASGEIMSKTLLWVDPARCKIWDRHNRRYELLDERRCADLIEGFKAQGRQEFPAIVRKLEGDPAHDYEVVCGARRHWTVSWLRAHNYPQFKFLIEVRQLTDEEAFRLSDIENRDRLDISDYERALDYKSALELYYKQQKRMAERLEVSEGYLSKYLDLAAMPEPLLACYADITHIRVHHWTAIKPLLKSPGQREAVLRKAAEIAAEQRAAAARGDPPIDGARIVRLLKDAASPSTQRNARILGEYRAAATGHRLMTVARDGRKGFVFRLTLDAGASMEEMVATFHTALREYCGLKEESDTADPSRDNSAFEQ, encoded by the coding sequence ATGGCCAAGGAAAAAGGTGGACGTACGGTATTCTTTGACCGAATCATCGATCAGGCGCGCGCCGCCCCGCAAGGGTCCCATCGGCGCCCCGGGCACCTCTCCGAGCAGGCATCCTCGCTGGCACAGATCGCGAGCGGCGAGATCATGTCCAAGACCTTGCTTTGGGTGGATCCGGCGCGGTGCAAGATATGGGACCGGCATAACCGTCGTTACGAGCTGCTCGACGAACGGCGTTGCGCGGATTTGATCGAAGGGTTCAAGGCGCAAGGGCGGCAAGAGTTCCCGGCGATCGTCCGCAAGCTCGAGGGCGACCCTGCGCACGATTACGAAGTGGTTTGCGGCGCGCGGCGGCACTGGACCGTCTCTTGGCTCCGCGCCCATAACTACCCACAGTTCAAATTCTTGATCGAGGTCCGGCAGCTTACCGACGAAGAAGCTTTCCGATTAAGCGATATCGAGAACCGGGACCGCCTTGACATCAGCGATTACGAACGGGCCCTGGACTACAAATCGGCGCTCGAACTCTATTACAAGCAACAAAAGCGGATGGCGGAGCGGCTGGAAGTTAGCGAGGGCTATTTGAGCAAATACTTGGATCTTGCGGCGATGCCGGAGCCGCTTCTCGCCTGCTACGCGGATATCACCCACATCCGGGTCCATCATTGGACCGCCATCAAGCCGCTCTTGAAAAGCCCTGGACAGCGGGAGGCCGTTTTACGAAAGGCGGCGGAGATCGCTGCTGAGCAGCGCGCCGCCGCTGCCCGCGGGGATCCGCCCATCGACGGAGCTAGAATCGTGCGGTTGCTCAAGGATGCGGCGAGTCCATCCACCCAAAGAAACGCTCGTATTCTTGGAGAATACCGCGCGGCGGCGACTGGCCACCGGCTTATGACGGTGGCCCGCGATGGCCGAAAGGGCTTCGTGTTCCGTCTAACTTTGGATGCCGGTGCATCGATGGAGGAGATGGTCGCGACTTTCCACACGGCCCTGCGCGAATACTGCGGGCTGAAGGAAGAGAGCGATACCGCCGATCCGTCCCGGGACAACTCGGCCTTCGAGCAGTAA
- a CDS encoding tyrosine-type recombinase/integrase: MLTLAYETGLRLGELVGATTADLVRETLADGDLWWLRVRGKGDKPREVPVSEALLRAIGRELAARGAPLPGAGGPPVPLIGKLRGEGGLTASGLHRALVGFARSAAEALAGTDPEGAARLARVTWHWLRHSYASHALEAGVPLEAVRENLGHASLATTSRYITAERARRHRETTRRHRAPGEGVEE; this comes from the coding sequence GTGCTGACCCTGGCCTACGAGACCGGGCTTCGGCTGGGGGAACTGGTGGGGGCGACCACCGCCGACCTGGTGCGGGAGACCCTGGCCGACGGGGATCTTTGGTGGCTGCGGGTGCGGGGCAAGGGGGACAAGCCCCGCGAGGTGCCGGTGTCGGAGGCGTTACTGCGGGCCATCGGCCGGGAACTCGCGGCCAGGGGCGCGCCGCTCCCGGGGGCGGGGGGACCGCCGGTGCCGCTGATCGGGAAGCTCAGGGGCGAAGGCGGCTTGACCGCCTCCGGGCTCCACCGCGCCCTGGTGGGCTTCGCGCGGAGCGCCGCCGAGGCCCTCGCCGGGACCGACCCCGAGGGTGCCGCCCGCCTGGCCCGGGTCACCTGGCACTGGCTCCGGCACAGCTATGCCAGCCACGCCCTGGAAGCCGGGGTGCCGCTGGAAGCGGTGCGGGAGAACCTGGGCCACGCCAGCCTCGCCACCACCTCCCGCTACATCACCGCGGAGCGAGCCCGCCGCCACCGCGAGACTACCCGCCGCCACCGCGCGCCGGGCGAGGGGGTGGAGGAGTAG